TATAGATGAAGTCATAAATGAAGAAAAGGAAGCTGCAGAGAAGGCTAAAAAAGATCCTAAAGTTGTAAACTATTTAGTTGGAATGGTAATGAAAAAAACAAATAAAAGAGCAGATCCTATATTAACAGTAGAAATTATTAAGAAAAAATTAGGTTTAATCTAATTAAATTAAAGGGTTGAAAAATGTTAAAAAATATACAACAAATCAAAGAAAGAGAATTAAGACTTAGGCTATTAAGTGTAGATATTTTGAAGGAATTAAAAAATATATATACATATAAAGAATTATCCGAATTGCTAAATATACAAGAAAGTTTAATTTGTAGATATGTTAATGGTAGAACAATACCGAGTGAGAGGCAGGCTTTAGATATTGTAAATAAAATTAGAAATAAAGACTTCTTATATAATTTTTTCATAAGCAAAATTAAAATTTATGAAGATGATTATATAGATGTGTCTCAACTATTATTCTATCCTACTCTTCTAAAATTATTACTTGAAATGTATCTCATTAGAATAAATAAGCTGCAGGAAATAACAAAAGTTGTAGGAATAGCTTCCAATGGACTTCCATTTGCAACCATAGTCTCATCGATTTTAGAAAAACCTTTAATAATATCTAAAAAACATAAAGATTCTACACAAATACCCTATATAGAAGAAAATATACGAGAAAGTAATGGAATTATATCAAGTATTTATTTGAGAGAAGATTACATCTCTAAGAAAGATAGAATACTAATAGTAGATGATGTAGTTAGGAGTGGAAAAACTCTTTTTTCACTTTATAATCTTATTACTAAAGCTAATTCTATTGTGCTAGGCGCACTTATAATTGCTACTAATACAGAAGAATGGAGGAAAAAATTTATAGATAAAGATATTAATATAGTAGTGCTTTTTAAACTATGAGCATGGCAAGGATTGTAAGAAACGTATACATAATTGGAGGAAGGTTAATAGACAGAACAGATACAAATGCGTACTTAATTTACAATGAGTCTAAAGATTATTATTTGCTTATAGACTCAACTACCGGAAAAAATATAGATTATTTATTGGATAGTTTGCTAGAAATTATGAGAGGAGAAAATAAATTAAAGTATGTAATTCTCACAAGCTGTAAAATAGAAAACAGTGGAGGATTGAATGCGATTTATGAGGTATTTAAACCAATCACGATAGCTCATGTACCAGATTCCAGAATGATAAGAACTGGCGAATGTGAAAATAAAAGATATTTACCGACTCCTATATCGCTAGAAATTAAAGATTATACATATTCCTTAGATGATATAATCATTATTTTAAATAAAACAGTAAGTAAAGGAAGTGTTCTAATTAGATACAAAAATATTATATTTTCTGGAAGTAATACGAAAATCTCACCTCTTCCCCCAAACATAAAATATATTTGTGATATAAACGAGTGTAGAATGGGTAACTAATAATGGTATTTGAAGAGAATTGCCAATCATGCGGAAAATTTAGAGAAACTAAGTATTGTCAAATATTAAAAATTAACGTTTGTTATGAATGTTGTGTATTATGTAAAAAAAGAAGTGAATGCAATCTCAGAGTTTGGTTTAAAAATTTAGTCCCTATTACTACTAAAATGACTACTAAAAGAAAGGAGAAAGCTTTAGATAAATATTTTTAATGTTTACTGAGCTATTTGAAAATGTTTATAAGTATTCTTATAAATTTCAGATTGTTCAAGAACAGAGGCAACTCTCTTATATTTTATAGCATCACCTAGAGAATTCTCACCATGCTCTTTAGTCCACCTATCTAACGGTATCTGATATTCTTTTAGTACTTTATCTCTATATAAGTCATTTAAAACATTATATGTACAGAATGGGATTACTCTACCATCTGGTACCACATAATGAATATCACATCTCATAACTCTTTGAACATCATAATTATACAGATCCATGAAATGCATAGTACCTAGGAACAACGTTCTATAGTGCCACTCCCCTAAAGCCTCATAATTGTGATGAATTATTATATTGTATAACATCTTATAGACGTCGAAATCTTTAGGTCCTTTTTCTTTGTCTATGAACTTTCTAATACTATACAATACTTTACTAGCTACCCATATTTTATTAGCACCCTCCCTTAATTCTTCTTCCTTCTCCTTCAAATATTCCAATAATCCTTCTAAATCGATAAATTTGGATATTGGAATGAAATGAGGCTCGTGATCTTTCCATTCTACGTAAACATATGTTCCAGCTCCGCATGATGGATGATTGGCCATTTCAAACTGCTCTTTGCCCGTTAATGCTTCTACTAGCCTTGAGAATACTACTGAAGTACCAATTGGATACCAACTATCTTTCGTTATTTCGCCGTTTGTTTGCTCTTCTATATTTTTAATAACCTCTGGAATCGTAATCCTAAATTTAGCTCTCATATTTCTCTTCATCATACCAGTTAAACTCACTGGTTGGAAATTAACTGACCTAACTACATCCATATTATATGCGGCAAATTTTACGATATTGCCTAAATCATTATCATTAACTGTCTTAATTACAGTCGGAACTAATACTACACTTGTCATTCCTGCCCTTCTAAATACTTCTAATGTATAAGGAATCTCCCAGTGATTTTTAGGATTAGTTTTCCTATTAGTTCCATCAAAGCTCATATAAATTGTATTAACACCTGCCTCTCTTAAAGCCCTAGCATATCTAATTGCCTTATCTGGGTCTTCTAAATACATTTTTGCAAAAGTACCGCCCCATGTATTTAGCTGTATATGCTTTACTCCGTTATCTCTAAGCAATTTAATAATCTCTATGATATCCTCTCTTAATGTGGGTTCTCCGCCAGTTACTTGAATCACTAATGTAATATCTTGTTTTTTTAGCTGATCTACCATGAATTTTATTTGCTCTAATGTAGGTTCGTATACATAACCTGCCTTTTCAGCATAAAAGAAGCAATACCAGCAAGATAGATCACATCTATTTGTAATGACGAGATTAACTAATGCTGAATGCTGATGATGCATAGGGCATAATCCACAATTATATGGACAAGGTGATTTGAGATCAACATATGGTACTTTAGGACCTTTGCCCTCATATTCCCAATAGTCGAACTTATAATATAAGCTGGAATCACCATAATAAAGGTCCTCAAATTCTCCATGTTCTGGGCAAATCTTTCTTATAAACAATTTACCTTCCTTTTCAAATATGGTTGCTGGTAAAAGTCTATAACAAACTGGGCATAGAGAATGAGTTACTCTTACTAATTTCTCATCTTCAGTTAATGATGGTAAAGGTCCACCGATTTTAATTTCTTTGTCTCCAAATTTTACAACCCCATTATCAAAATATGAAGGTGCAGGCAAAAGTCTAGAGCGCCTTTCTGTTTCTACTGTTTGA
The genomic region above belongs to Saccharolobus caldissimus and contains:
- a CDS encoding phosphoribosyltransferase family protein → MLKNIQQIKERELRLRLLSVDILKELKNIYTYKELSELLNIQESLICRYVNGRTIPSERQALDIVNKIRNKDFLYNFFISKIKIYEDDYIDVSQLLFYPTLLKLLLEMYLIRINKLQEITKVVGIASNGLPFATIVSSILEKPLIISKKHKDSTQIPYIEENIRESNGIISSIYLREDYISKKDRILIVDDVVRSGKTLFSLYNLITKANSIVLGALIIATNTEEWRKKFIDKDINIVVLFKL
- a CDS encoding MBL fold metallo-hydrolase, producing the protein MARIVRNVYIIGGRLIDRTDTNAYLIYNESKDYYLLIDSTTGKNIDYLLDSLLEIMRGENKLKYVILTSCKIENSGGLNAIYEVFKPITIAHVPDSRMIRTGECENKRYLPTPISLEIKDYTYSLDDIIIILNKTVSKGSVLIRYKNIIFSGSNTKISPLPPNIKYICDINECRMGN
- the tes gene encoding tetraether lipid synthase Tes yields the protein MAQTVETERRSRLLPAPSYFDNGVVKFGDKEIKIGGPLPSLTEDEKLVRVTHSLCPVCYRLLPATIFEKEGKLFIRKICPEHGEFEDLYYGDSSLYYKFDYWEYEGKGPKVPYVDLKSPCPYNCGLCPMHHQHSALVNLVITNRCDLSCWYCFFYAEKAGYVYEPTLEQIKFMVDQLKKQDITLVIQVTGGEPTLREDIIEIIKLLRDNGVKHIQLNTWGGTFAKMYLEDPDKAIRYARALREAGVNTIYMSFDGTNRKTNPKNHWEIPYTLEVFRRAGMTSVVLVPTVIKTVNDNDLGNIVKFAAYNMDVVRSVNFQPVSLTGMMKRNMRAKFRITIPEVIKNIEEQTNGEITKDSWYPIGTSVVFSRLVEALTGKEQFEMANHPSCGAGTYVYVEWKDHEPHFIPISKFIDLEGLLEYLKEKEEELREGANKIWVASKVLYSIRKFIDKEKGPKDFDVYKMLYNIIIHHNYEALGEWHYRTLFLGTMHFMDLYNYDVQRVMRCDIHYVVPDGRVIPFCTYNVLNDLYRDKVLKEYQIPLDRWTKEHGENSLGDAIKYKRVASVLEQSEIYKNTYKHFQIAQ